A genomic region of Thunnus maccoyii chromosome 13, fThuMac1.1, whole genome shotgun sequence contains the following coding sequences:
- the LOC121910903 gene encoding palmitoyltransferase ZDHHC20-A-like, with protein MAPSHALRCCKRALNWIPVLFINLVVGWSYYAYVVELCVYTIPNNAERISYLVIFHIFLIMFIWSYWKTIWSTPASPSTAFALPRAEKELYEREERAEVQQEILKKVARNLPVYTRTAGGAIRYCDPCQVIKPDRCHHCSTCEMCVLKMDHHCPWVNNCVGFSNYKYFVLFLAYASLYCLVICATVVQYFIKFWTKHLPDTHAKFHILFLFFVAALFFISILSLFSYHLWLVGKNRTTIEAFRAPVFTNGPDKNGFSLGFSRNVAEVFGDQAKYWIFPIFSSLGDGHSFVTRLVHIDPEQANSVLQQNGKSLADEETNPCVLGNNIQHEVDDGKQKTDGGQIVSVTVESEP; from the exons ATGGCTCCTTCTCACGCACTAAGGTGCTGTAAACGGGCTCTGAACTGGATACCTGTCCTGTTTATTAACCTGGTGGTCGGCTGGTCTTACTACGCCTATGTCGTGGAGCTCTGCGTGT aTACAATCCCAAATAATGCAGAACGAA TCAGCTATTTGGTCATCTTTCACATTTTCCTCATCATGTTCATATGGTCTTACTGGAAAACTATCTGGTCCACACCAGCCAGCCCCTCAACAGCG TTCGCTCTGCCCAGAGCAGAGAAGGAACTGTATGAACGAGAGGAGCGGGCCGAGGTGCAACAAGAAATCCTGAAGAAAGTGGCCAGGAATTTACCCGTGTATACACGCACAGCAGGAGGAG CCATCCGATACTGCGACCCCTGCCAGGTAATCAAACCTGACCGCTGCCATCACTGCTCAACCTGTGAGAT GTGTGTGCTGAAAATGGACCATCATTGCCCCTG GGTGAATAACTGTGTTGGATTCTCAAATTACAAGTACTTTGTCTTGTTCTTGGCCTACGCTTCACTCTACTGTTTAGTTATTTGTGCTACAGTCGTCCAATATTTCATCAAATTCTGGACT AAACACCTACCTGACACACACGCCAAATTCCAcatcttgtttctgtttttcgtGGCGGCGCTGTTCTTCATCAGCATCCTGTCGCTTTTCAGCTACCATCTCTGGCTCGTGGGAAAGAACAGGACCACTATAG AGGCTTTTAGGGCTCCTGTCTTCACAAATGGTCCGGACAAAAATGGGTTTTCTTTAGGCTTTAGCCGAAATGTAGCTGAGGTGTTTGGAGACCAAGCAAAGTACTGGATCTTTCCTATTTTCTCAAG TCTGGGAGATGGACATTCCTTTGTTACCAGATTGGTTCACATAGATCCTGAACAAGCAAACAGTGTCCTCCAGCAAAATGGCAAAAG CCTTGCTGATGAGGAGACCAACCCTTGTGTGCTCGGTAACAATATACAACACGAAGTGGACGACGGCAAACAGAAAACTG ATGGAGGCCAGATAGTGTCTGTGACAGTGGAGAGTGAGCCATAG
- the LOC121910551 gene encoding choline-phosphate cytidylyltransferase B-like: MAGRRRGRGSNVQQQAPQSQRGGPRKALREPAAFAKSTGCESDVQHEKLTIAQARRGTPAHRPVRVYADGIFDLFHSGHARALMQAKNVFPNTYLIVGVCSDELTHKFKGYTVMTEDERYDALRHCRYVDEVVRDAPWTLTTEFLQKHKIDFVAHDDIPYTSAGSEDVYKHIKEAGMFVATQRTEGISTSDLITRIVRDYDIYVRRNLQRGYTARELNVGFINENKYRLQNQVDKMKETVRTVEEKSKHFVYRVEEKSQDLIHKWEEKSREFIFNFLELFGPDGAWHAIQERSGRMLQALSPYSSPRGSPSSSPTRRRSVSPDSSPTSASPPSPSPPSSPSSPSSPSSSKKEKGTRSFPKSASTHSRHAQ, from the exons ATGGCTGGAAGGAGACGAGGACGAGGAAGCAACGTCCAGCAACAGGCCCCACAGAGCCAGAGAGGAGGCCCTCGCAAG GCTCTGAGGGAGCCGGCTGCTTTTGCCAAGTCTACAGGTTGTGAATCAGACGTCCAGCATGAAAAGCTGACAATTGCCCAAGCACGGAGGGGCACACCAG CTCATCGTCCAGTGCGAGTCTACGCTGATGGGATCTTTGATCTTTTCCATTCGGGGCACGCTCGAGCTCTGATGCaggcaaaaaatgttttccccaACACATACCTGATAGTAGGAG TCTGCAGTGATGAACTCACCCACAAGTTTAAGGGCTATACAGTAATGACAGAAGACGAACGCTATGATGCCCTGAGGCACTGCCGTTATGTTGATGAGGTGGTGCGGGACGCTCCCTGGACCCTTACCACAGAGTTCCTCCAGAAGCATAAG ATCGACTTTGTGGCCCATGATGATATCCCTTACACCTCTGCTGGATCAGAGGATGTTTACAAACACATCAAGGAAGCAG gAATGTTTGTGGCCACTCAGAGGACGGAGGGTATCTCCACATCGGATCTGATCACTCGTATCGTCCGAGACTACGACATCTATGTCCGACGCAACTTGCAGAGAGGATACACAGCCCGAGAACTGAATGTTGGATTCATTAAC GAGAACAAGTACAGGCTCCAGAACCAGGTGGACAAGATGAAAGAGACAGTCCGTACGGTGGAGGAAAAGTCCAAACACTTTGTCTACAGAGTGGAGGAGAAGAGCCAAGACCTCATCCACAAGTGGGAAGAGAAGTCACGAGAATTCATCTTCAACTTCCTGGAGCTTTTTGGACCAGATGGAGCTTGG CATGCGATTCAGGAGCGGAGTGGGCGAATGCTCCAGGCCCTGTCACCCTACTCGTCACCCCGTGGCTCCCCCAGCAGCAGTCCCACCAGACGTCGCTCTGTGTCTCCTGACTCCTCCCCCACCTCCgcctctcccccctctccctcccctccttcctctccatcctccccctcctccccctcctcatctaaaaaggaaaaagggacACGCTCCTTTCCAAAGTCTGCctccacacacagcagacatgcACAATGA
- the LOC121910299 gene encoding lipase member H-like, with the protein MSLWQYLTTLLLIAVQLCKVQTCDNFTDLDLAHSIIGTDLRIRLLLYTNSTATCGSLVSHTNLLAHPQFNMSRPTTFVVHGYRPTGSPPMWLHNITQLLLVRTDGNVIVVDWNHGATNVNYFKVVENTHKVADNLTAFIKMMQESGASLSSIHMIGVSLGAHISGFVGANLNGAIGRITALDPAGPQFTGATPNNRLDAKDAQFVDVLHTDMDALGFREPLGHIDFYANGGADQPGCPKTIFSGTAYFKCDHQRSVLLYLDSLSRTCFTRSFPCSSYKDFLNGNCMNCEQFGEDGCPAFGYDVIEWKDVLLRLGQTKAYFTTNKETPFCMTNYKVEVVIWNQVERWGYITVKLHGNGEEAVATIDHKASNFQKYKNTWLFAQFDKDVKSVNKVSLTFSTGNVFKPKYKLRILQVRLTHLERRDRPLCRYDIILEENKEDTFRPIPCEDSNF; encoded by the exons ATGTCACTGTGGCAGTATCTGACAACACTCTTGCTGATAGCTGTTCAACTATGCAAAG TTCAGACATGCGATAACTTCACAGATCTAGATCTGGCTCACTCAATCATAGGAACTGACCTCAGGATTAGATTGCTGCTGTACACCAATTCTACTGCAACATGTGGTTCACTTGTGTCCCACACCAACCTGTTAGCCCACCCTCAGTTCAACATGTCCAGGCCAACCACCTTCGTTGTTCATGGCTATCGGCCCACAGGATCTCCACCGATGTGGCTTCACAacatcacacagctgctgctggtcAGGACAGACGGTAACGTCATAGTAGTGGACTGGAACCACGGGGCTACCAATGTGAATTATTTTAAAGTAGTGGAGAACACACACAAGGTAGCTGACAACCTCACTGCTTTCATCAAAATGATGCAG GAAAGTGGTGCCTCTCTGAGCTCCATCCACATGATCGGAGTCAGTCTTGGAGCTCATATATCAGGCTTTGTAGGCGCAAACCTGAATGGGGCAATCGGAAGAATTACAG CTCTGGATCCTGCTGGGCCTCAGTTCACCGGCGCTACTCCAAACAATCGGCTGGATGCCAAAGATGCCCAGTTTGTGGATGTTCTTCATACAGACATGGATG ccCTGGGCTTCAGAGAACCTTTAGGTCACATTGATTTCTATGCAAATGGAGGAGCAGACCAACCTGGATGTCCCAAAACCATCTTTTCTG GAACAGCCTATTTCAAATGCGACCACCAGAGATCAGTGTTGCTCTACCTTGACTCTCTGAGTCGGACGTGCTTCACCAGGAGCTTCCCCTGCTCCTCTTACAAGGACTTTCTGAATGGTAACTGCATGAACTGTGAGCAGTTTGGAGAAGATGGATGTCCTGCCTTTG GTTATGACGTCATAGAGTGGAAAGACGTCCTGCTGCGCCTGGGGCAAACAAAAGCTTACTTCACCACAAATAAAGAGACTCCATTCTGCA TGACAAACTACAAGGTAGAAGTGGTGATATGGAACCAGGTGGAACGCTGGGGCTacatcactgttaaacttcaTGGGAATGGTGAAGAAGCAGTGGCAACCATCGACCA TAAAGCATCAAACTTCCAGAAGTACAAAAATACATGGTTGTTTGCCCAGTTTGACAAAGATGTAAAGTCAGTGAATAAGGTGTCTCTCACATTCTCCACTGGGAACGTGTTCAAGCCCAAATATAAGCTGCGTATCCTCCAAGTCCGTCTCACACATCTGGAACGCAGGGACAG GCCTCTCTGTCGATACGACATCATTCTTGAGGAGAACAAAGAAGATACCTTCAGGCCTATTCCTTGTGAAGACTCCAACTTCTGA